A window of candidate division KSB1 bacterium contains these coding sequences:
- a CDS encoding site-2 protease family protein, giving the protein MKWSWKLGEFAGIGVYVHTTFFLIIIWIAVAHWVQGASLAMMLSAISFILALFGCVVLHEFGHALTAKKYGIKTRDITLLPIGGVARLERMPDDPKQELWVALAGPAVNVVIAAALYIWLHLTASLEPFSKLSVTGGSFLERLMVVNIFLVVFNMLPAFPMDGGRVLRALLAIRMEYTRATQIAASIGQGMAFLFGLIGLFYNPFLIFIALFVWIGAAQEASMVQMKSSLSGIPVRRAMLTDFQTLSPRDTLSRAIELILAGSQQDFPVVEDGRVAGILTRSDLLKAVARSGQSAPVANVMQSEFQTVDPSEMLETAFLRLQSCQCHTMPVVRRGELVGLLTMDNVGEFLMIEAALSGAAIKPPLRV; this is encoded by the coding sequence ATGAAATGGTCCTGGAAGCTGGGCGAATTCGCCGGCATCGGCGTTTACGTTCACACGACATTTTTTCTCATCATCATCTGGATCGCCGTGGCGCACTGGGTGCAGGGCGCCAGCCTGGCGATGATGCTCTCCGCCATTAGCTTCATTCTGGCGTTGTTTGGCTGCGTGGTTTTGCATGAGTTTGGCCACGCGCTCACGGCGAAAAAGTACGGCATCAAAACCCGCGACATCACGCTGCTGCCCATCGGCGGCGTCGCGCGTTTGGAGCGCATGCCGGATGATCCCAAACAGGAGCTCTGGGTGGCGCTCGCGGGGCCGGCGGTCAACGTCGTCATCGCCGCGGCGCTTTACATCTGGCTGCACCTCACCGCGAGTCTTGAGCCATTCAGCAAGCTCAGCGTGACCGGCGGCTCGTTTCTCGAGCGGCTGATGGTGGTCAACATTTTTCTGGTGGTGTTCAACATGCTGCCGGCTTTTCCGATGGACGGCGGCCGCGTGCTGCGCGCGCTGTTGGCCATACGAATGGAGTACACCCGCGCGACGCAAATTGCCGCCAGCATCGGTCAGGGCATGGCGTTCTTGTTTGGGTTGATCGGCTTGTTCTACAACCCGTTTTTGATTTTCATCGCCCTGTTCGTTTGGATAGGCGCGGCGCAGGAGGCCAGCATGGTGCAGATGAAGTCCTCGCTCAGCGGCATTCCGGTGCGGCGTGCGATGCTCACCGATTTCCAAACGCTGTCGCCGCGCGACACGCTCTCCCGCGCCATTGAGCTGATTCTCGCCGGCTCGCAGCAGGATTTTCCCGTGGTTGAAGATGGCCGCGTGGCCGGCATTTTGACACGCAGCGACTTGCTTAAGGCCGTGGCACGCAGCGGGCAGAGCGCGCCGGTTGCCAATGTCATGCAAAGCGAGTTTCAAACCGTCGATCCCTCTGAAATGCTGGAAACCGCGTTCCTGCGGCTGCAAAGCTGCCAATGCCATACCATGCCGGTGGTGCGCCGCGGCGAACTGGTGGGTTTGCTCACGATGGACAACGTCGGCGAGTTTTTGATGATCGAAGCCGCGCTTAGCGGCGCCGCCATAAAACCGCCGCTGCGGGTGTGA
- the glgP gene encoding alpha-glucan family phosphorylase, whose translation MNEQRSVAYFSMEIGLDERIHTYSGGLGVLAGDTIRSAADLEVPMVAVTLLYRKGYFHQKLKADGWQREEPDSWAVENFLEEMPQRTWVLVEGRTVHLRCWRYDVKGAGGFMVPVYFLDADLPENYEWDRTLTHFLYGGDEHYRLCQEVILGIGGARMLRALGHENIRSFHMNEGHAALLTLELLDEEAKRAGRKSLTEEDRQAVRNQCVFTTHTPVPAGHDKFPIDLARQVLGERNDFFGLEGVLYEGNILNMTNLALNLSRYVNGVARKHGEVSRLMFAGYSIDAITNGVHAATWVSEPFQELFDRHIPLWRQDNFCLRSALSIPKQEIWEAHMRAKKRLIDFVNQETGAGMDENVLTIGFARRATTYKRGDLLFQDLERLRRIAAAAGKFQVIYAGKAHPRDHGGKELIKRIFQAKQALANEVKIAYLENYNMALGAMITAGVDIWLNTPEPPMEASGTSGMKAALNGVPNLSVLDGWWIEGHIEGLTGWAIGEAARGKGEDRDHSRDAPSLYDKLEKIVLPLFYGDRERFIAVMIYSIAINGSFFNTHRMVQEYVLNAYFHH comes from the coding sequence ATGAACGAACAACGATCGGTGGCCTATTTCTCCATGGAGATCGGGCTGGATGAGCGCATCCATACTTACAGCGGCGGCTTGGGGGTGCTGGCCGGCGATACGATCCGCTCCGCCGCCGATCTCGAGGTGCCCATGGTTGCGGTCACTCTTCTTTACCGCAAGGGCTATTTCCACCAAAAACTCAAGGCCGATGGATGGCAGCGGGAGGAGCCGGATTCATGGGCCGTGGAGAATTTTCTCGAAGAGATGCCCCAGCGAACCTGGGTTCTCGTGGAAGGCCGAACCGTCCATTTGCGGTGCTGGAGATATGACGTCAAAGGCGCCGGCGGCTTCATGGTGCCGGTCTATTTTCTCGACGCCGATTTGCCGGAAAATTACGAATGGGATCGCACCTTGACTCATTTTCTGTATGGCGGAGACGAGCACTACCGGCTCTGCCAGGAGGTGATCCTCGGCATCGGCGGCGCCAGGATGCTCCGCGCTCTCGGCCACGAAAACATTCGCAGCTTTCACATGAATGAAGGACATGCCGCCCTGTTGACGCTGGAGCTTTTGGATGAAGAAGCCAAACGCGCCGGCAGAAAATCGCTTACTGAAGAAGACCGGCAAGCGGTGCGGAACCAATGCGTTTTCACGACCCATACTCCCGTTCCCGCCGGGCATGACAAATTTCCCATCGATCTGGCGCGACAGGTGCTCGGCGAGCGCAACGATTTCTTTGGTTTGGAGGGCGTTCTTTATGAGGGAAATATTTTGAACATGACCAACCTGGCCCTCAACCTGAGCCGTTACGTTAACGGCGTTGCTCGAAAACACGGCGAGGTCTCACGGCTGATGTTCGCCGGTTATTCCATCGATGCCATCACCAATGGCGTTCATGCGGCAACCTGGGTTTCGGAGCCGTTTCAGGAACTTTTCGACCGCCATATTCCTCTCTGGCGCCAGGACAATTTCTGCCTGCGATCCGCCCTGAGCATTCCCAAGCAGGAGATTTGGGAAGCCCATATGCGGGCCAAGAAACGGCTGATTGATTTTGTCAATCAGGAAACCGGCGCCGGCATGGATGAGAACGTGTTGACCATCGGCTTTGCCCGCCGCGCGACGACTTATAAGCGGGGCGACCTGCTGTTTCAGGATTTGGAGCGGCTGCGAAGAATCGCTGCCGCAGCCGGCAAATTTCAGGTGATCTACGCCGGCAAGGCTCATCCTCGTGATCATGGCGGCAAGGAACTCATCAAGCGGATTTTTCAAGCCAAGCAAGCTTTGGCGAACGAGGTCAAGATTGCGTACCTCGAGAATTACAACATGGCGCTGGGCGCGATGATCACTGCTGGAGTCGATATTTGGCTGAACACGCCTGAGCCGCCCATGGAGGCCTCAGGAACCAGCGGCATGAAGGCGGCGCTCAATGGCGTTCCCAACCTGAGCGTGCTGGACGGCTGGTGGATCGAAGGGCATATCGAGGGGTTAACGGGCTGGGCCATCGGCGAGGCGGCCCGGGGAAAGGGCGAAGATCGGGACCACTCGCGGGATGCGCCCTCCCTGTACGACAAGCTGGAAAAGATCGTTCTCCCTCTCTTTTACGGCGACCGGGAGCGGTTCATCGCGGTGATGATCTACTCCATCGCCATCAACGGATCGTTTTTCAATACGCACAGAATGGTACAGGAGTATGTGCTGAACGCGTATTTTCATCACTAA
- a CDS encoding polyheme membrane-associated cytochrome C, protein MQAKTFILLLLLLSLVILGFSARSLNRLTNESVVQATSRYATSGHANREARAFTLWSNNDPPVVPAFCARCHGTSGFLSYLGADGSPPGAVNRRAPAGEVITCIACHNPSAHALERIAFHSGVEFKPVRTEATCLICHQSLESTNGIRDAFEGLPDDDVSPWSFFDPHYKIAASTQLGSVAHSGYEYPDREYAGYFAHAAGAKTCTDCHNPHDLTVEPKKCAPCHLNVVSNVDFPAIRTQKTDYDGDLNTTKGIYSEIRSLQALLLESIQEYARRVASKPIVYADQSPYFCIDANDNGIADAEEINADNSYDAWTPRLLRAAYNYQFVVKDAGGYVHNPRYVIQLLHDSLVDLGKQVSLPNIKLLRPRA, encoded by the coding sequence ATGCAAGCGAAAACATTCATCCTGCTGCTTTTGCTCCTCTCTCTGGTCATCCTCGGATTTTCTGCCCGCTCGCTGAACCGGTTGACCAATGAAAGTGTGGTTCAGGCCACCAGTCGTTATGCCACCTCCGGCCATGCCAACCGCGAGGCGCGCGCTTTCACGCTGTGGAGCAACAACGATCCACCGGTGGTTCCTGCTTTTTGCGCCAGGTGCCACGGCACCTCCGGTTTTCTGAGTTACCTGGGAGCAGACGGCTCGCCGCCTGGCGCCGTGAATCGGCGCGCGCCCGCCGGCGAAGTCATCACGTGCATTGCCTGCCACAACCCCTCGGCGCATGCCCTCGAGCGCATCGCATTCCATTCCGGAGTGGAATTCAAGCCCGTCCGCACCGAGGCCACCTGCTTGATCTGTCATCAGAGCCTCGAGTCCACCAACGGTATTCGGGATGCTTTTGAGGGATTGCCGGATGACGATGTTTCTCCCTGGAGCTTTTTCGATCCGCATTACAAGATTGCCGCCTCCACTCAGCTTGGCTCGGTGGCGCACAGCGGTTACGAATACCCCGATCGGGAATATGCCGGTTATTTTGCCCACGCGGCCGGCGCGAAAACTTGCACCGATTGCCACAATCCCCACGACCTCACGGTGGAACCGAAAAAGTGCGCTCCCTGCCATCTCAACGTGGTGAGCAACGTCGATTTTCCGGCGATTCGCACGCAGAAGACCGATTATGACGGCGATCTGAACACCACGAAAGGAATCTACAGTGAGATCAGGTCACTACAGGCCCTGCTGCTCGAGTCCATCCAGGAATATGCCCGCCGCGTTGCCAGCAAGCCCATTGTTTATGCCGATCAATCTCCATATTTCTGCATTGATGCCAATGACAACGGCATTGCCGATGCCGAGGAAATCAACGCTGACAACAGCTACGATGCCTGGACTCCCCGTCTGCTCAGGGCCGCCTACAACTATCAGTTCGTCGTCAAAGATGCCGGCGGCTACGTTCACAATCCGCGTTACGTGATCCAACTTTTGCACGACAGTTTGGTGGATTTAGGGAAACAGGTCTCGCTGCCGAACATCAAACTGTTGCGCCCACGAGCCTGA
- a CDS encoding mechanosensitive ion channel: MKQKCAEKARVWLALALFFLGARVVLGQTGAAPSAEVAGAPVVFAGDTLFFIGSDLGPFSAQERAQALSRRLEELVREESADPDSIRVVEASGLTNVMLASTVIMSVSNADARQAGISRLELANERAATLRQALKMIREEYSLKSLLIDAGITVLLLLVTLFVFAAMTRIFPKIYARLESWEGTVFRSIRFRSHEILGARSITAFFVVLMRGVRLIISLALIYFVITYVLSLFPLTRAWAVKPVLARLLFVVMVTVATLAILRAVNAFAGIMIRKIAAWKGTLIKPVRLKTVEVLPEAQIAKLLEMGLKAVRLFIIVAVAYFYLTLLFSFFEFTERWAGTLLGYILRPLNTVLSAFINFIPNLFFILVIVLVTRYAVKMIHLIFAEVERGKIELRGFHKDWAEPTYKIVRFLVIAFAAVMIFPYLPGSDSPAFKGISVFLGILFSLGSAGAISNIVSGVVLTYMRAFHLGDRVKIADTMGDIVDKTLLVTRVRTAKNVDISIPNAMVLGSHIINFSALARERGLILHTKVTIGYDVPWRKVHELLIAAARATQNILAEPAPFVLQTSLDDFYVSYELNAYTNRPNNMAGIYSELHQNIQDKFNEASVEIMSPHYSAIRDGNQTTVPEDYLPGTYAPPAFRIFPLNNLVKAGNNKNSS; encoded by the coding sequence ATGAAACAAAAATGCGCGGAAAAAGCAAGAGTCTGGCTGGCGCTTGCCTTGTTTTTTCTGGGAGCCCGGGTTGTGCTTGGCCAAACCGGCGCTGCCCCAAGTGCAGAAGTTGCCGGCGCCCCGGTCGTTTTTGCGGGCGACACTCTGTTTTTTATTGGCTCGGACCTCGGCCCATTCAGCGCCCAAGAGCGCGCGCAAGCCCTCAGCCGAAGGCTTGAAGAACTTGTCCGGGAAGAATCAGCCGACCCGGACTCGATTCGCGTTGTGGAGGCGTCCGGTCTCACCAACGTGATGCTTGCCTCGACAGTGATCATGTCGGTGAGCAACGCGGATGCCCGCCAGGCTGGAATATCCCGCCTCGAGCTGGCCAACGAGCGCGCCGCCACGCTGCGCCAGGCTCTGAAAATGATCCGGGAAGAATACAGCCTCAAGTCCCTGCTCATCGACGCCGGCATCACCGTTTTGCTGCTGCTTGTCACGCTGTTTGTGTTTGCGGCGATGACGCGGATTTTTCCCAAAATCTACGCCAGGCTGGAGAGCTGGGAAGGAACGGTGTTTCGCTCGATCCGGTTTCGTTCCCATGAGATTCTCGGCGCCCGCAGCATCACCGCGTTCTTCGTGGTTTTGATGAGGGGAGTCCGGCTCATTATCTCGCTGGCCCTCATCTATTTCGTCATCACCTACGTCCTCTCGCTGTTTCCTTTAACCCGGGCCTGGGCGGTCAAGCCGGTGCTGGCGCGGCTGCTCTTTGTCGTCATGGTCACGGTGGCGACGCTGGCCATTCTCCGGGCGGTCAATGCCTTTGCCGGCATCATGATCAGGAAGATAGCCGCATGGAAGGGGACGCTAATCAAGCCGGTTCGGCTGAAGACCGTCGAGGTTTTGCCGGAGGCCCAGATCGCCAAATTGCTTGAAATGGGATTGAAAGCTGTCCGCCTTTTTATCATCGTCGCCGTGGCCTATTTTTACCTCACGCTGCTTTTCAGCTTTTTCGAATTTACCGAAAGGTGGGCTGGAACGCTCCTCGGCTACATCCTGCGGCCGCTCAATACCGTCTTGTCGGCGTTCATTAACTTCATCCCGAATCTCTTTTTTATTCTTGTCATCGTGTTGGTGACGCGCTACGCCGTTAAAATGATCCATCTCATTTTTGCGGAAGTGGAACGGGGAAAGATCGAGCTTCGTGGATTTCACAAGGACTGGGCGGAACCGACGTACAAAATCGTGCGCTTCCTCGTCATCGCGTTTGCCGCGGTGATGATTTTTCCCTACCTGCCGGGATCCGATTCACCGGCCTTCAAGGGCATTTCGGTCTTTTTGGGGATTCTTTTTTCATTAGGCTCCGCCGGCGCGATCAGCAACATCGTCTCCGGCGTCGTGCTCACTTATATGCGCGCCTTTCACCTCGGCGACCGCGTTAAGATTGCCGATACCATGGGGGACATTGTCGACAAGACGCTGCTGGTCACGCGCGTCCGCACCGCCAAAAACGTGGACATCAGCATTCCCAACGCCATGGTGCTTGGCAGCCATATCATCAATTTCAGCGCCCTGGCGCGGGAGCGCGGCCTCATCCTGCATACCAAGGTGACGATTGGTTACGATGTGCCATGGCGGAAAGTGCACGAGCTGCTGATTGCCGCGGCGCGCGCCACACAGAATATTTTGGCGGAGCCGGCGCCTTTCGTGCTGCAAACCAGCCTCGACGATTTCTACGTCAGCTACGAGCTGAACGCCTACACCAACCGGCCCAACAACATGGCGGGAATTTATTCCGAGCTGCACCAAAACATTCAGGACAAGTTCAACGAGGCCAGCGTCGAAATCATGTCACCGCATTACTCGGCGATCCGTGACGGCAATCAGACCACGGTTCCGGAGGACTATCTTCCCGGGACCTACGCGCCGCCGGCGTTCAGAATCTTTCCATTGAACAACCTGGTTAAAGCCGGGAACAACAAAAATTCGTCCTAA
- a CDS encoding DegQ family serine endoprotease — protein sequence MNKHLKYTTAVLLVLIGVVIGALVFSHVDKDRSPKIFGAPSQAVNIVSAKDRPIASLRDLNAAFVEIADAVSPTVVTVFVEQIFKVQQRMSPFSFPFFGEEFFFGPPQRQAPREQEFRQQGLGSGVIVNSEQGYILTNNHVIAKADSIYIRTMDDRTLPAKVIGTDSKTDIAVIQVKASNLRAINLGNSDQLHVGEWVMAIGSPMSANLAHTVTSGIVSAKGRSNVGLADYEDFIQTDAAINPGNSGGALVNLDGELVGINTAIATRSGGFQGIGFAVPINMARHVMESLLKHGKVVRGWLGVSIQDINETMAKAMNLKNTDGALVGDVTPDSPAAKAGIKSGDVILELDGRRVRNTAQLRNEIAGTAPGTTVKLKISREGKEQTLEVKLAELPSEIAAAGGRQELEELLGFAVSPLRPELAQRYNLDARNSGVVVTSIDQNSAAFRAGLQEGDLIRSVNRQRVQSVAEFREALKTAKKGDTVLLQVTRSSGSLFIAFAI from the coding sequence ATGAACAAACACCTCAAGTACACCACCGCCGTTCTCTTGGTGCTCATTGGTGTGGTCATCGGCGCGTTGGTATTTTCCCACGTCGACAAAGACCGGTCGCCAAAAATTTTTGGCGCGCCGAGCCAGGCCGTGAATATCGTTTCCGCCAAAGACCGGCCCATTGCATCGCTGCGCGATTTGAATGCGGCCTTTGTGGAAATTGCAGACGCCGTCAGTCCCACGGTCGTCACCGTTTTTGTCGAGCAAATTTTCAAAGTGCAACAGCGGATGAGTCCGTTCAGCTTTCCATTTTTCGGCGAAGAATTTTTCTTCGGGCCGCCGCAGCGCCAGGCGCCGCGCGAGCAGGAATTTCGCCAACAGGGACTCGGCTCCGGCGTGATCGTGAACAGCGAGCAGGGCTACATTCTTACCAACAACCACGTGATTGCCAAAGCCGACAGCATCTACATTCGCACAATGGATGACCGCACCTTGCCGGCCAAAGTCATCGGCACCGACTCGAAAACCGACATCGCCGTCATTCAAGTGAAGGCTTCCAATTTGCGCGCCATCAATCTGGGCAATAGCGATCAGTTGCACGTCGGCGAATGGGTCATGGCGATCGGCAGCCCGATGAGCGCGAATCTGGCGCACACGGTGACCTCCGGCATCGTCAGCGCCAAGGGCCGCTCCAACGTCGGGCTGGCGGATTATGAGGATTTCATTCAAACCGACGCGGCCATCAATCCCGGCAATTCCGGCGGCGCGCTGGTCAATCTCGACGGCGAGCTGGTCGGCATCAATACCGCGATCGCCACACGCAGCGGCGGCTTTCAAGGCATCGGCTTTGCGGTGCCGATCAACATGGCGCGCCACGTGATGGAATCGCTGCTCAAACACGGCAAGGTCGTGCGCGGCTGGCTGGGCGTCTCGATTCAGGACATCAACGAAACCATGGCAAAGGCGATGAATTTGAAAAACACCGACGGCGCGTTGGTGGGTGACGTGACCCCAGACAGCCCGGCTGCCAAAGCGGGAATCAAATCCGGCGACGTCATCCTCGAGCTCGACGGCAGAAGAGTGAGAAACACGGCGCAGCTTCGCAACGAGATCGCCGGCACGGCTCCGGGCACGACGGTGAAGCTCAAGATTTCGCGCGAGGGCAAAGAGCAAACGCTCGAGGTGAAGCTCGCCGAGCTTCCCAGCGAGATCGCCGCGGCGGGAGGCCGGCAGGAATTGGAAGAGCTGCTTGGCTTTGCTGTGTCTCCGTTGCGACCGGAATTGGCCCAACGTTACAATCTGGATGCGCGCAACAGCGGCGTGGTGGTCACGAGCATCGACCAGAACAGCGCCGCCTTCCGTGCCGGTCTGCAGGAAGGCGATTTGATCCGTTCAGTGAATCGCCAACGCGTGCAAAGCGTCGCCGAATTTCGCGAGGCGCTGAAAACAGCTAAAAAGGGCGATACGGTGCTCCTGCAAGTGACGCGGAGCAGCGGCAGCTTGTTCATCGCGTTTGCGATTTGA
- a CDS encoding GxxExxY protein gives MAIKTKRRIKRIGAQEFHEIDYQITGFAFDIHNEIGRLWDEKIYRNELANRCRKAGLGNVEIEVPIIVSYRDFVKEYAVDMLVDDSIVYELKAVNKLSSEHEKQALHYLFLFGLQHGKLINFRPTSVEKRFVSTSMLPKDRHDVVFDDKQWLDLEEESGWLKGLIVELIMDWGAFLETSLFYEAIYYFRGGEDQVVKDIEVVLNEVNLGNQKVHLLSPNVAFKITAITKGIESYEQHLNRFIRLTKLNAIHWINFNHHVIAFKTILNPKR, from the coding sequence ATGGCTATTAAAACCAAGCGTCGTATCAAGCGAATCGGCGCGCAAGAGTTCCATGAGATTGATTATCAGATCACCGGGTTCGCTTTTGACATTCACAATGAGATTGGCCGGCTGTGGGATGAAAAAATTTACCGAAACGAACTGGCCAATCGCTGCCGCAAGGCCGGGCTGGGCAACGTCGAGATCGAAGTGCCCATCATCGTTTCATATCGAGACTTTGTCAAGGAATACGCCGTCGACATGCTGGTGGATGATTCGATAGTTTATGAGCTGAAAGCCGTTAACAAGCTGAGCTCAGAGCACGAGAAACAAGCGCTGCATTATTTGTTTCTGTTTGGATTGCAGCATGGCAAGTTGATTAATTTCCGCCCGACATCCGTGGAAAAACGCTTCGTCTCCACCAGCATGCTGCCGAAAGATCGTCATGACGTCGTTTTTGACGACAAGCAGTGGCTCGATTTGGAAGAGGAGAGTGGCTGGTTAAAAGGGCTGATCGTGGAATTGATAATGGACTGGGGCGCCTTTCTGGAAACCAGCCTGTTTTACGAAGCGATTTATTACTTTCGCGGCGGCGAAGATCAGGTGGTCAAAGATATCGAAGTCGTTCTCAATGAAGTCAATTTGGGAAATCAAAAAGTTCATCTGCTCAGCCCCAACGTCGCATTCAAAATAACCGCGATAACGAAGGGCATTGAAAGTTATGAGCAGCATTTGAACCGGTTTATTCGGCTTACGAAATTAAACGCCATTCACTGGATCAATTTCAATCATCATGTGATCGCGTTCAAAACCATATTGAACCCCAAAAGATGA
- a CDS encoding phosphate-starvation-inducible PsiE family protein yields the protein MRKILKTFEKAIVLALLGMMLLAVLASTVELAFILFEELMKPPQFLLNIQEMLEVFGFFLMVLIGLELLETIKAYLEDDTVHAEVVFLVAIVAISRKVIIVDYKDITPEMLYGMSAVIIALGIGYFLVRRSLALHQLGKNKPTGS from the coding sequence ATGCGAAAGATACTAAAAACGTTCGAGAAAGCCATCGTTCTGGCGCTACTCGGTATGATGCTGTTGGCGGTTCTGGCCTCAACAGTCGAGCTGGCGTTCATCTTGTTCGAGGAGCTCATGAAACCGCCGCAATTTCTGCTCAACATACAGGAAATGCTGGAAGTCTTCGGTTTCTTTCTGATGGTTTTGATCGGGCTGGAACTGCTCGAGACCATCAAGGCTTATTTGGAGGACGACACGGTGCATGCCGAGGTGGTTTTTCTGGTGGCCATCGTGGCGATTTCCCGGAAGGTCATCATCGTCGATTACAAAGACATCACGCCGGAGATGCTTTATGGCATGTCCGCCGTCATCATCGCGCTGGGAATCGGCTACTTTCTCGTGCGGCGATCCCTGGCGCTGCACCAACTCGGCAAAAACAAGCCAACTGGCAGTTAA
- a CDS encoding ferric reductase-like transmembrane domain-containing protein — MSDALKERLWIGAFVLVTLAPMLILFIGPRPEGREFWRELSAAWGFAGLSLMGMQFIPTARLPFLASVFPMDTLYTFHRRISIAGFTLALAHPLILFIGNPYTLRLLNLTNAPWRARAAVLSVILFILLVASSVWRKDFKIRYERWRTIHGLFAVVAAGLVLYHIFMVNHYLAHPLQRGYWVIMAAVWAAATLYVRVLRPLQLLRRPYRVIEVRPERGEAWTLALAPDGHAGMRFMAGQFAWLTARTSPFSFRDNPFSFNSSAEVRDRLEFTIKELGDFTRTIKEFQPGEKVYVDGPFGTFDIDQHEAPGYVMIAGGIGSVPVLSILRTMADRKDTRPVVFFYGNPDWESVTYREDLETLQERMNLKVVHLLENPPEGWQGETGYITREILERHLPADHAQWQYFICGPIPMITAVEKKLVAMGVSLHYIHTENYEMA, encoded by the coding sequence ATGTCCGATGCCCTAAAAGAAAGACTCTGGATCGGGGCGTTTGTCCTGGTCACGCTTGCGCCGATGCTGATTCTGTTCATTGGCCCGCGCCCCGAAGGCCGCGAGTTTTGGCGCGAGCTGTCGGCTGCGTGGGGATTCGCCGGCTTGTCGCTCATGGGCATGCAGTTCATCCCCACGGCGCGCCTACCCTTCCTAGCCAGCGTTTTCCCGATGGATACGTTGTACACTTTCCATCGCCGCATTTCGATTGCGGGCTTTACCTTGGCACTGGCTCATCCGCTCATCCTGTTTATCGGCAATCCCTACACACTCAGGTTGTTGAACCTCACCAACGCTCCCTGGCGCGCGCGTGCCGCGGTGCTGTCGGTCATCCTGTTCATCCTGCTGGTGGCCAGTTCAGTGTGGCGCAAAGATTTCAAGATTCGTTATGAACGCTGGCGCACCATTCACGGCCTGTTCGCCGTCGTCGCCGCGGGGTTGGTGCTGTACCATATCTTTATGGTGAATCATTACCTGGCTCACCCGTTACAACGCGGCTATTGGGTGATTATGGCGGCAGTTTGGGCAGCGGCAACGCTCTATGTTCGCGTGCTCAGGCCGCTGCAGTTGCTGCGCCGGCCTTATCGCGTCATCGAGGTGCGTCCTGAACGCGGCGAGGCTTGGACGCTGGCACTGGCGCCGGACGGCCATGCCGGCATGCGTTTCATGGCCGGGCAATTTGCCTGGCTGACCGCCAGAACTTCGCCGTTCTCTTTTCGCGACAATCCCTTCTCCTTCAACTCCAGCGCAGAAGTTCGTGACCGGCTGGAGTTCACCATCAAAGAACTCGGCGATTTCACGCGCACCATCAAGGAGTTTCAACCCGGCGAGAAAGTTTACGTGGATGGCCCGTTCGGCACGTTCGACATCGATCAGCACGAGGCGCCGGGATATGTCATGATTGCCGGAGGAATTGGTTCTGTCCCCGTTCTGAGCATCTTGCGCACCATGGCCGATCGCAAAGACACGCGGCCGGTCGTCTTTTTCTACGGCAATCCGGATTGGGAAAGCGTCACTTATCGAGAAGATCTGGAGACTTTGCAAGAACGCATGAATCTCAAAGTCGTTCACTTGTTGGAGAATCCGCCGGAAGGGTGGCAGGGAGAAACCGGCTACATTACCAGGGAGATTCTGGAACGGCACCTGCCGGCTGACCACGCCCAATGGCAATATTTCATCTGCGGGCCGATTCCCATGATCACCGCGGTGGAAAAAAAGCTGGTGGCGATGGGAGTTTCTTTGCATTATATCCATACAGAAAATTATGAAATGGCATGA
- a CDS encoding CBS domain-containing protein produces MNKVKRLLEVKDRQVWTISKSATVLDALKLMAEKNIGALPVVEGEALIGIFTERDYARKLGLQGKQAEAIRIEEVMTRELITVTPDQSVNDCMALMTEKRIRHLPVLEGGRLVGLVSIGDVVKDIIEELEFFVQQLQNYITGLR; encoded by the coding sequence ATGAACAAAGTCAAACGGCTTCTCGAGGTTAAAGACCGTCAGGTTTGGACAATTTCCAAGAGTGCAACCGTCCTGGATGCCCTGAAACTGATGGCGGAAAAAAACATTGGCGCGCTGCCGGTCGTGGAGGGCGAAGCGCTTATTGGAATTTTCACCGAGCGCGATTATGCCCGGAAGCTCGGGCTGCAGGGAAAGCAGGCGGAGGCAATTCGTATTGAAGAGGTTATGACCAGAGAATTGATCACCGTCACTCCCGACCAATCCGTCAATGATTGCATGGCGCTGATGACGGAAAAGCGCATCCGCCACCTGCCGGTTTTGGAGGGAGGCCGTTTGGTGGGACTCGTCTCCATTGGGGACGTGGTTAAGGACATTATTGAAGAATTGGAGTTTTTTGTTCAGCAACTCCAAAATTATATCACCGGGCTAAGATGA